A single Chryseobacterium sp. DNA region contains:
- the rpiB gene encoding ribose 5-phosphate isomerase B, with protein sequence MKRKIAIAADHAGYEYKEIVKNYLSEQFEVQDFGTFSTNSVDYPDFVHPAATSVESGENELGILICGSGNGVQITANKHQKIRCALCWMPEIAALARQHNDANMISMPARFISKELAIEIVDKFLSTDFEGGRHQNRVDKIAVC encoded by the coding sequence ATGAAAAGAAAAATTGCTATCGCAGCGGACCATGCAGGCTATGAATATAAGGAGATTGTTAAGAACTATCTCTCAGAACAGTTTGAAGTTCAGGATTTTGGCACGTTTTCCACAAACAGTGTGGATTATCCGGACTTTGTACACCCGGCTGCTACGTCTGTGGAAAGCGGGGAAAATGAGCTGGGAATTTTGATCTGCGGAAGTGGAAACGGAGTGCAGATCACTGCGAACAAACATCAGAAGATCAGATGCGCACTTTGCTGGATGCCGGAGATTGCAGCACTGGCAAGACAGCATAATGATGCGAATATGATTTCCATGCCGGCAAGGTTTATATCAAAGGAACTGGCCATCGAAATTGTAGATAAATTTCTTTCAACAGATTTCGAAGGAGGAAGACACCAAAACAGGGTTGATAAAATTGCAGTTTGCTAA